In Xiphophorus maculatus strain JP 163 A chromosome 15, X_maculatus-5.0-male, whole genome shotgun sequence, the following are encoded in one genomic region:
- the sgk1 gene encoding serine/threonine-protein kinase Sgk1 isoform X2, whose amino-acid sequence MLAEDFILHLPVCADLRGCITRAVTELHKPMRKQKCPSYLCLVSFFSLNANDASALEGAALTRKRADALYWSKMDGSPHTVFTKAECFHAFQQAWPAPPCLGIVIKPGGGVQLQFVFWILMSAERILTLIMTIKTETEKPALTYSKSRGLVELVTAFMKQRKMGLNDFIQKLSTNSYACKHPEVQSILNLTPPQDPELMNSNPSPPPSPSQQINLGPSSNPSAKPSDFHFLKVIGKGSFGKVLLARHRTDDQFYAVKVLQKKAILKKKEEKHIMSERNVLLKNVKHPFLVGLHYSFQTADKLYFILDYINGGELFYHLQRERCFLEPRARFYAAEIGSALGYLHSLNIVYRDLKPENILLDSQGHIILTDFGLCKENIEPNGTTSTFCGTPEYLAPEVLHKQPYDRTVDWWCLGAVLYEMLYGLPPFYSRNTAEMYDNILNKPLQLKPNISNAARHLLEGLLQKDRTKRLGCTEDFIEIKNHIFFSPINWDELNAKKITPPFNPNVTGPNDLRHFDPEFTDEPVPSSIGCSPDCVLATASIKEAAEAFEGFSYAPSMDSYL is encoded by the exons atgttagcggaagattttattttgcatttgccGGTTTGTGCGGACTTAAGAGGTTGCATAACCAGAGCAGTCACAGAATTGCACAAACCTATGCGCAAGCAGAAATGTCCCAGTTATCTGTGTTtagtaagttttttttccctaaacgCCAATGACGCAAGCGCACTGGAAGGTGCGGCACTGACGCGTAAGCGCGCAGATGCCCTCTATTGGTCTAAAATGGATGGATCACCTCATACTGTATTTACTAAAGCTGAGTGTTTCCACGCCTTCCAGCAGGCGTGGCCAGCTCCTCCCTGTTTAGGCATCGTTATAAAACCGGGAGGCGGCGTACAGTTACAATTTGTATTTTGGATTTTGATGAGTGCGGAGCGGATCTTGACACTCATCATGAcgatcaaaacagaaacagagaagcCTGCCTTGACTTACTCAAAGTCGAGAGGACTTGTGGAATTAGTCACTG cttttatgaaacagagaaagatGGGTCTGAACGACTTCATTCAGAAGCTCTCCACCAACTCCTACGCCTGCAAGCA TCCTGAAGTGCAGTCGATTCTGAACTTGACTCCTCCACAGGACCCTGAGCTCATGAACTCAAACCCCTCTCCTCCT CCCAGTCCATCCCAGCAGATCAACCTCGGCCCGTCATCCAATCCTTCAGCCAAGCCCAGCGACTTTCACTTCCTCAAAGTGATCGGCAAGGGCAGCTTTGGCAAGGTGCTGCTTGCTCGTCACCGCACAGATGACCAGTTTTATGCAGTCAAAGTTTTACAGAAGAAGGCCATTCTCAAGAAAAAAGAG GAGAAGCACATCATGTCAGAGAGGAATGTATTGCTGAAGAATGTCAAGCATCCATTCTTAGTGGGCCTGCATTATTCTTTCCAAACAGCAGACAAACTTTACTTCATCTTGGACTACATCAACGGAGGAGAG CTGTTCTACCACCTTCAGAGAGAGCGCTGCTTCCTGGAGCCCAGAGCCAGGTTTTATGCGGCAGAGATCGGGAGCGCACTGGGATACCTGCACTCCCTCAACATCGTCTACAGAGACCTGAAGCCGGAGAACATCCTGCTGGACTCACAGGGCCACATCATCCTCACAGATTTTGGCCTGTGCAAGGAGAATATCGAACCCAATGGGACCACGTCGACATTCTGCGGTACGCCAGAG taTTTGGCTCCTGAGGTGCTACACAAGCAGCCATACGACAGGACAGTAGACTGGTGGTGCTTAGGAGCTGTTCTTTATGAGATGCTGTATGGCCTG CCGCCGTTCTACAGCCGAAACACAGCAGAAATGTATGACAACATCCTGAACAAGCCACTGCAGCTGAAACCTAACATCTCCAATGCAGCCAGACACTTGTTGGAGGGTCTGCTACAAAAAGACCGTACCAAGAGGCTGGGCTGTACAGAGGACTTT ATCGAAATCAAGAACCACATATTCTTCTCTCCTATCAACTGGGATGAGCTTAATGCCAAGAAGATAACACCTCCCTTCAACCCTAATGTG